The proteins below are encoded in one region of Streptomyces sp. NBC_00490:
- a CDS encoding acyl-CoA carboxylase subunit beta, whose product MTVLDDAPGEPTDARGRVAELHEIRAQAMAGPSDRATEAQHAKGKLTARERIELLLDAGSFQEVEQLRRHRATGFGLEAKKPFTDGVITGWGTVEGRTVFVYAHDFRIFGGALGEAHATKIHKIMDMAIAAGAPLVSLNDGAGARIQEGVSALAGYGGIFQRNTRASGVIPQISVMLGPCAGGAAYSPALTDFVFMVRETSQMFITGPDVVKAVTGEEITQNGLGGADVHAETSGVCHFAYDDEETCIAEVRYLLSMLPQNNRENPPRAESTDAADRRGDVLLDLVPADGNRPYDMAKVIEEIVDDGDYLEVHERWARNIICALARLDGQVVGIVANQPQSLAGVLDIEASEKAARFVQMCDAFNIPIVTFLDVPGFLPGVDQEHGGIIRHGAKLLYAYCNATVPRISLILRKAYGGAYIVMDSQSIGADLTYAWPTNEIAVMGAEGAANVIFRRQIADAEDPEAMRQKMVKEYKSELMHPYYAAERGLVDDVIDPAETREVLIKSLAMLQSKHADLPSRKHGNPPQ is encoded by the coding sequence ATGACCGTTTTGGATGACGCGCCGGGTGAGCCGACGGACGCACGGGGGCGAGTGGCCGAGCTGCACGAGATCCGTGCGCAGGCGATGGCCGGACCGAGTGACAGGGCGACCGAGGCGCAGCATGCCAAGGGCAAGCTGACCGCACGGGAGCGCATCGAGCTGCTCCTGGACGCGGGTTCCTTCCAGGAGGTCGAGCAGCTGCGCCGGCACCGGGCGACCGGGTTCGGCCTGGAGGCCAAGAAGCCGTTCACCGACGGTGTCATCACCGGCTGGGGCACGGTCGAGGGCCGCACGGTCTTCGTGTACGCGCACGACTTCCGGATCTTCGGCGGCGCGCTGGGCGAGGCCCACGCCACGAAGATCCACAAGATCATGGACATGGCCATCGCGGCCGGCGCGCCGCTGGTGTCCCTGAACGACGGCGCGGGCGCCCGTATCCAGGAAGGCGTCTCGGCGCTGGCCGGGTACGGCGGCATCTTCCAGCGCAACACCAGGGCGAGCGGGGTGATCCCGCAGATCTCGGTGATGCTGGGCCCGTGTGCGGGCGGCGCGGCGTACTCGCCGGCGCTGACGGACTTCGTGTTCATGGTCCGCGAGACCTCGCAGATGTTCATCACCGGCCCGGACGTGGTCAAGGCCGTGACGGGCGAGGAGATCACCCAGAACGGCCTCGGCGGCGCGGACGTGCACGCCGAGACCTCGGGCGTGTGCCACTTCGCCTACGACGACGAGGAGACCTGCATCGCGGAGGTGCGCTACCTCCTGTCGATGCTCCCGCAGAACAACCGCGAGAACCCGCCGCGCGCGGAGTCCACGGACGCCGCGGACCGCCGGGGCGACGTACTGCTCGACCTGGTCCCCGCGGACGGCAACCGGCCCTACGACATGGCCAAGGTCATCGAGGAGATCGTCGACGACGGCGACTACCTCGAGGTCCACGAGCGCTGGGCGCGGAACATCATCTGCGCACTGGCCCGTCTCGACGGCCAGGTCGTCGGCATCGTGGCGAACCAGCCGCAGTCCCTCGCGGGCGTCCTGGACATCGAGGCGAGCGAAAAAGCTGCGCGTTTCGTGCAGATGTGTGACGCTTTTAACATCCCGATCGTCACTTTCCTGGACGTCCCCGGGTTCCTCCCGGGCGTCGACCAGGAGCACGGCGGAATCATCCGCCACGGCGCCAAGCTCCTCTACGCCTACTGCAACGCGACCGTGCCGCGGATCTCGCTGATCCTGCGCAAGGCCTACGGAGGCGCCTACATCGTCATGGACAGCCAGTCCATCGGCGCCGACCTCACCTACGCCTGGCCGACGAACGAGATCGCCGTGATGGGCGCCGAAGGTGCCGCCAACGTCATCTTCCGCCGGCAGATCGCGGACGCCGAGGACCCCGAGGCCATGCGGCAGAAGATGGTCAAGGAGTACAAGTCCGAGCTGATGCACCCGTACTACGCCGCCGAGCGCGGCCTGGTGGACGACGTGATCGACCCGGCGGAAACCCGCGAGGTCCTCATCAAGTCCCTGGCGATGCTCCAGTCCAAGCACGCCGACCTGCCGTCCCGCAAGCACGGCAACCCCCCGCAGTAA
- a CDS encoding glycoside hydrolase family 3 N-terminal domain-containing protein, with translation MRRTALLASAALLTTLLPMVSAQAQPQAADDPAPVAVDRFEGEVPFANPPAGGIFTWGSDNDDPPALALEERADAPEGDRVLSGTYDISGYGGFTHDFAFAEPAHDWSAHKGIRFWWEGRDNGKKVAFELKDGGADGEASELWTTSFTDDFSGWKQIEIPFTDFAYRTDYQPVGGIDHILGLTETWGYAVTLPVGTQGRFAMDGVELYGKADQSLRASVLTDSAVYPTDEGGTATVKISVATTGSAPIDEPVTVAYETAATGTADPGKDYTPVSGTVTFPAGTVSGATRTVRVPTLKDKQAEPAETIPLALTVTGAKPPAEPPQIVVDAHGLPYLNAELPVKRRVADLLSRMSLAEKAGQMTQAERGAVGTGADVATYDLGSLLSGGGSTPTPNTPEAWAKMIDGFQLRAQATRFQIPLVYGVDAVHGHNNLVGATVMPHNIGLGASRNPQLAQRTGAVTAAEVRATGVPWDFAPCLCVTRDERWGRSYESFGEDPALVDSLETVIQGLQGARNGKDLKDNDKVLATAKHFVGDGGTAYGSSTTGTYTIDQGVTKVTRQQLEAVHLAPYETAVDRGVGTVMPSYSSLDVLGDGQGPVKMHARADMINGVLKGRMGFDGFVISDWDGIDQIPGDRASDVRTSVNAGVDMVMAPYAFREFRTTLMEEAQAGRVSGQRIDDAVSRILTQKFRLGLFEKPYADTSGASKIGSAEHRSVARRAAAESQVLLKNADGVLPLKGSQKVYVAGSNADDIGNQSGGWTVTWQGASGDITPGTTILEAMRKNSARLTYSKDASAPTTGHDIGVVVVGETPYAEGVGDVGNGHDLELSPADQAAVDKVCAAMKCAVLIVSGRPQLIGDRLGEIDALVASWLPGTEGDGVADVLYGKRAFTGQLPVTWPKSQEQLPINVGDTAYDPQFPYGWGLTTLTKVPEGGATTLKALGVAAAVAERAGSEEAGRAIVTKARLIVQQRKITAASAKPFAEADHLLLTGRYAAAVAQLTQAYRATG, from the coding sequence ATGCGAAGAACCGCCCTGCTCGCCTCAGCCGCCCTGCTGACAACCCTGCTGCCGATGGTGTCCGCACAGGCACAGCCACAGGCCGCCGACGATCCCGCCCCGGTCGCCGTGGACCGCTTCGAGGGCGAGGTGCCCTTCGCGAACCCGCCCGCGGGAGGCATCTTCACCTGGGGCAGCGACAACGACGACCCGCCCGCGCTCGCGCTCGAGGAACGCGCCGACGCCCCCGAGGGCGACCGCGTCCTGTCCGGCACCTACGACATCAGCGGCTACGGCGGCTTCACCCATGACTTCGCCTTCGCCGAGCCCGCCCACGACTGGTCCGCCCACAAGGGCATCCGCTTCTGGTGGGAAGGCCGCGACAACGGCAAGAAGGTCGCCTTCGAGCTCAAGGACGGCGGCGCCGACGGCGAGGCCTCCGAGCTGTGGACGACCTCCTTCACCGACGACTTCAGCGGCTGGAAACAGATCGAGATCCCCTTCACCGACTTCGCCTACCGCACGGACTACCAGCCCGTCGGCGGCATCGACCACATCCTCGGCCTCACCGAGACATGGGGCTACGCCGTCACCCTCCCCGTCGGCACCCAGGGCCGGTTCGCCATGGACGGCGTCGAGCTGTACGGCAAGGCCGACCAGTCACTGCGCGCCTCCGTCCTCACCGACTCCGCCGTCTATCCCACGGACGAGGGCGGCACGGCGACCGTGAAGATCTCCGTCGCCACCACCGGCTCCGCCCCGATCGACGAACCCGTCACCGTCGCCTACGAGACGGCCGCGACCGGCACCGCCGACCCCGGCAAGGACTACACCCCGGTCAGCGGGACCGTCACCTTCCCCGCGGGCACCGTCTCCGGCGCCACACGGACCGTGCGGGTACCGACGCTGAAGGACAAGCAGGCCGAGCCCGCCGAGACCATCCCCCTCGCCCTCACCGTCACCGGCGCCAAACCCCCGGCCGAGCCCCCGCAGATCGTCGTCGACGCGCACGGACTGCCGTATCTGAACGCCGAGTTGCCGGTGAAGCGGCGCGTCGCCGACCTCCTGTCCCGTATGTCGCTCGCGGAGAAGGCCGGTCAGATGACCCAGGCCGAGCGCGGAGCCGTGGGGACCGGGGCGGACGTCGCCACGTACGACCTCGGCTCGCTCCTGTCCGGCGGCGGCTCCACCCCGACGCCCAACACACCCGAAGCCTGGGCGAAGATGATCGACGGCTTCCAGCTCCGGGCCCAGGCGACCCGCTTCCAGATCCCCCTCGTCTACGGCGTCGACGCCGTCCACGGCCACAACAACCTGGTCGGCGCCACCGTCATGCCCCACAACATCGGCCTCGGTGCCTCCAGGAACCCCCAACTCGCCCAGCGGACCGGCGCGGTGACCGCCGCCGAGGTCCGCGCCACCGGCGTCCCCTGGGACTTCGCCCCCTGCCTCTGCGTCACGCGTGACGAACGCTGGGGGCGCTCCTACGAGTCCTTCGGCGAGGACCCGGCCCTCGTCGACTCCCTGGAGACGGTGATCCAGGGCCTCCAAGGCGCCCGGAACGGCAAGGACTTGAAGGACAACGACAAGGTCCTCGCCACCGCCAAGCACTTCGTCGGCGACGGCGGCACCGCGTACGGCTCCTCCACGACCGGCACCTACACCATCGACCAGGGCGTCACCAAGGTCACCCGGCAGCAGCTGGAAGCCGTCCACCTGGCGCCGTACGAGACCGCCGTCGACCGCGGGGTCGGCACCGTGATGCCCTCGTACTCCTCGCTCGACGTCCTCGGCGACGGCCAGGGACCGGTCAAGATGCACGCCCGCGCCGACATGATCAACGGCGTGCTCAAGGGCCGTATGGGCTTCGACGGCTTCGTGATCAGCGACTGGGACGGCATCGACCAGATCCCCGGCGACCGCGCGTCCGACGTCCGTACGTCGGTCAACGCCGGCGTCGACATGGTCATGGCCCCGTACGCCTTCAGGGAGTTCCGCACCACGCTCATGGAGGAGGCCCAGGCCGGGCGCGTCAGCGGGCAGCGCATCGACGACGCGGTCTCCCGCATCCTCACGCAGAAGTTCCGCCTCGGTCTCTTCGAGAAGCCGTACGCCGACACCAGCGGCGCCTCGAAGATCGGTTCCGCCGAGCACCGGTCCGTCGCGCGCCGGGCGGCCGCCGAGTCGCAGGTGCTGCTGAAGAACGCCGACGGCGTGCTGCCGCTGAAGGGGTCCCAGAAGGTGTACGTCGCCGGCTCCAACGCCGACGACATCGGCAACCAGAGCGGCGGCTGGACCGTCACCTGGCAGGGCGCGTCCGGCGACATCACCCCTGGTACGACGATCCTGGAGGCCATGCGGAAGAACTCCGCGCGGCTGACGTACTCCAAGGACGCCTCCGCCCCCACCACCGGCCACGACATCGGGGTGGTCGTCGTCGGCGAGACCCCGTACGCCGAGGGCGTCGGAGACGTCGGCAACGGTCATGACCTGGAGCTGAGCCCCGCCGACCAGGCGGCCGTCGACAAGGTCTGCGCGGCCATGAAGTGCGCGGTGCTGATCGTCTCGGGCCGCCCCCAGCTCATCGGCGACCGGCTCGGCGAGATCGACGCGCTGGTGGCCTCCTGGCTGCCCGGGACGGAGGGCGACGGCGTCGCGGACGTCCTCTACGGCAAGCGCGCCTTCACCGGGCAACTCCCCGTCACCTGGCCGAAGTCGCAGGAGCAGCTGCCGATCAACGTCGGCGACACGGCGTACGACCCGCAGTTCCCCTACGGCTGGGGCCTCACCACGCTGACCAAGGTGCCGGAGGGGGGCGCCACGACACTGAAGGCGCTCGGCGTCGCGGCGGCGGTGGCCGAGAGGGCCGGGTCCGAGGAGGCGGGCCGCGCGATCGTGACCAAGGCGCGGCTGATCGTCCAGCAGAGGAAGATCACGGCCGCTTCGGCCAAGCCCTTCGCCGAAGCGGACCACCTGCTGCTCACCGGGCGGTACGCGGCGGCGGTGGCACAACTGACACAGGCCTACCGGGCGACCGGCTGA
- a CDS encoding GTP-binding protein — protein MDFASSSGGPSRSTTSAKIVVAGGFGVGKTTFVGAVSEINPLRTEAVMTSASAGIDDLTHTGDKTTTTVAMDFGRITLDQDLILYLFGTPGQDRFWFMWDDLVRGAIGAIVLVDTRRLADCFPAVDYFENSGLPFVIALNGFDGNQPYNPDEVREALQIGPDTPIITTDARHRADAKSALITLVEHALMARLR, from the coding sequence GTGGACTTCGCAAGCTCTAGCGGCGGTCCTTCCCGCTCCACCACCTCGGCGAAGATCGTGGTGGCGGGTGGCTTCGGCGTGGGCAAGACCACGTTCGTCGGGGCCGTTTCGGAGATCAACCCGCTGCGCACCGAGGCCGTCATGACGTCCGCTTCCGCGGGCATCGACGACCTCACCCACACCGGTGACAAGACCACCACCACGGTGGCCATGGACTTCGGCCGTATCACCCTGGACCAGGACCTGATCCTGTACCTGTTCGGTACGCCCGGTCAGGACCGTTTCTGGTTCATGTGGGACGACCTGGTGCGCGGTGCCATCGGTGCGATCGTCCTCGTTGACACGAGGCGCCTTGCCGACTGTTTCCCGGCTGTCGACTACTTCGAGAACTCGGGGCTTCCTTTTGTGATCGCCCTGAACGGGTTCGACGGGAACCAGCCGTACAACCCGGACGAGGTCCGTGAGGCCCTTCAGATCGGCCCGGACACCCCGATCATCACGACCGACGCTCGCCACCGTGCGGACGCGAAGTCGGCGCTGATCACTCTCGTGGAGCATGCGCTGATGGCGCGCCTGCGGTAA
- a CDS encoding YdeI/OmpD-associated family protein, translating into MSETFASAAALEAWLTEHPAPHPGLWVKVAKKGSGIPSVTAAEVNDVALCHGWITGQRKGFDASHFLQRITPRRTGSLWSMVNVRRVEELITDGRMRETGLAEIDAAKADGRWAAAYLSQKEAEVPDDLAAALKRSPRAEAAFEGLGRTDRYQVMLGVLRALTPESRAAQVASAVAGLEELPGRDG; encoded by the coding sequence ATGTCGGAAACCTTCGCCTCCGCCGCCGCCCTCGAGGCCTGGCTCACCGAGCACCCGGCCCCCCACCCCGGCCTGTGGGTGAAGGTCGCCAAGAAGGGCTCGGGCATCCCCTCCGTCACCGCCGCCGAAGTCAATGACGTGGCCCTCTGTCACGGCTGGATCACCGGTCAGCGCAAGGGGTTCGACGCCTCGCACTTCCTCCAGAGGATCACCCCGCGCCGCACCGGCAGCCTCTGGTCCATGGTCAACGTGCGCCGGGTCGAGGAACTGATCACCGACGGCAGGATGCGTGAGACCGGCCTCGCGGAGATCGACGCGGCGAAGGCGGACGGACGGTGGGCGGCGGCGTACCTCTCCCAGAAGGAGGCGGAGGTGCCCGACGACCTGGCCGCCGCGCTGAAGCGCAGCCCGCGGGCCGAAGCGGCCTTCGAAGGGCTCGGCAGGACGGACCGGTACCAGGTCATGCTCGGTGTGCTGCGGGCCCTCACGCCGGAGAGCCGGGCCGCTCAGGTCGCCTCGGCGGTGGCCGGCCTGGAGGAACTGCCCGGCCGCGACGGCTGA
- a CDS encoding roadblock/LC7 domain-containing protein, translating into MSQAAQNLNWLITNFVDNTPGVSHTVVVSADGLLLAMSEGFPRDRADQLAAVASGLTSLTAGASRIFEGGSVNQTVVEMERGFLFIMSVSDGSSLAVLAHPEADIGLIGYEMALLVDRAGTVLTPDLRAELQGSLLN; encoded by the coding sequence ATGAGCCAGGCGGCACAGAACCTGAACTGGTTGATCACCAACTTCGTGGACAACACCCCCGGGGTGTCCCACACGGTGGTGGTCTCCGCCGACGGACTCCTTCTGGCGATGTCCGAGGGTTTTCCGCGTGACCGCGCCGACCAGCTTGCGGCCGTCGCCTCCGGTCTGACCTCACTGACCGCCGGTGCCTCGCGCATCTTCGAGGGCGGCAGCGTGAACCAGACGGTTGTGGAGATGGAGCGGGGATTCCTCTTCATCATGTCCGTCTCCGACGGATCATCGCTCGCAGTACTCGCACATCCCGAGGCGGACATCGGTCTCATCGGGTACGAGATGGCGCTCCTGGTGGACCGTGCCGGTACGGTCCTGACGCCCGATCTTCGGGCCGAGCTCCAAGGGAGCCTTCTCAACTAA
- a CDS encoding serine protease, with product MKRLLTALKRCAAFGAAALAIASLQPVSAAQAAPAPVVGGTRAAQGEFPFMVRLSMGCGGALYTQQIVLTAAHCVNGTGANTSITATAGVVDLQSTSGRVQVRSTYVYRAPGYNGDGKDWALIKLASPINLPTLKIATTTQYNTGTFTVAGWGAASEGGSQQRYMLKATVPFVSDATCRSYSGYSGLIASEEICAGYAAGGVDTCQGDSGGPMFRRDASNAWVQVGIVSWGIGCARANAPGVYTEVSTFASAIASAAASL from the coding sequence TTGAAGAGACTCCTCACGGCCCTCAAGAGATGCGCGGCATTCGGCGCCGCCGCGCTCGCGATCGCCAGTCTTCAGCCCGTCTCGGCCGCGCAGGCCGCCCCTGCGCCCGTCGTCGGCGGGACCCGTGCCGCGCAGGGCGAGTTCCCGTTCATGGTCCGGCTCTCCATGGGCTGTGGCGGCGCGCTGTACACGCAGCAGATCGTGCTGACCGCCGCGCACTGTGTGAACGGGACCGGCGCCAACACCTCCATCACCGCCACCGCCGGTGTCGTGGACCTGCAGTCCACCAGCGGGCGGGTCCAGGTCAGGTCGACGTACGTGTACCGGGCTCCCGGGTACAACGGTGACGGCAAGGACTGGGCGCTCATCAAGCTCGCCTCGCCGATCAATCTGCCGACGCTGAAGATCGCGACGACCACGCAGTACAACACCGGGACGTTCACCGTGGCCGGGTGGGGTGCGGCCAGTGAGGGTGGCTCCCAGCAGCGGTACATGCTCAAGGCGACCGTGCCGTTCGTGAGTGACGCGACCTGCCGTTCGTACAGCGGGTACAGCGGGCTCATCGCAAGCGAGGAGATCTGTGCGGGGTACGCGGCGGGTGGGGTCGACACCTGTCAGGGGGACTCCGGTGGGCCGATGTTCCGGCGGGACGCGAGCAACGCGTGGGTGCAGGTCGGGATCGTGAGCTGGGGTATCGGGTGTGCGCGGGCCAACGCGCCGGGTGTGTACACCGAGGTGTCGACGTTCGCGTCGGCGATCGCGTCGGCTGCGGCTTCTCTCTGA
- a CDS encoding polysaccharide lyase 8 family protein: MNPYPRGPLRLTRRAALLTAALLATAAPGARAAAPDPYRALRLRWLDIALGTGYDPTAEPYAARLAETGALARGFRATMAPTATSLWPGHPYDPPSGITQSYGRLWTMTQACIQSGTGSTGDESLLADVLRGLDHLSATVYNPSTTRYGNWWEWQIGSPRLLMDLTAALYDHLTDDRREAACAAVDHFVPDAMLSDYSGTSTGANRVDLCRSVVLRGILGPAPAKIALARDALSPVFPYVVQGDGLYADGSFVQHTWVPYSGTYGQVLLDGLGRLFALLAGSEWAVTDPNRQIVLDAVEHAYAPLIHDGLMMDSVNGRAISRGYLKSDDRHVLRGDHFHGQGVIAATALLAGAASEAERERWYGRVKGWIERDTVSPILTARQLGVADLARLRAVAESPVPAAPDPVGHRIFAAMDRAVHRRPGFVANIAMASDRIAYYECGNGENPRGWHTGAGMLYWWTGGRADQYTDWYWPTVDWYRLPGTTVSTRRLPDRAGGEWGEPKPDARWVGGVTDGEYAAIGQHLKGLGSTLEARKSWFCVADAVICLGAGITCADGVPVETVVDNRNLGEGGTPAFVRGRGWAHLEGHGGWVVPYGELRTLREDRTGAWSGINTTSTTERATRRWQTLWLDHGTDPTDASYAYVLMPGASRHGVAARAADRRWLKVLANDGTRQAVHVPSLSLTAANFWQAGSAGPLAASAGASVLVRRRGRTATLCVSEPPRTGEPVEIAWDHPVRAVIRADESVEILATGRRLRLRITPGRACAPHECEVALS, translated from the coding sequence ATGAACCCGTATCCCAGAGGCCCCCTCCGGCTCACCCGCCGGGCCGCCTTACTCACCGCGGCGCTCCTCGCCACGGCCGCCCCCGGTGCCCGCGCCGCCGCCCCCGACCCCTACCGCGCCCTGCGCCTCCGCTGGCTCGACATCGCCCTCGGCACCGGCTACGACCCCACCGCCGAGCCCTATGCCGCCCGCCTCGCCGAGACCGGCGCCCTCGCCCGCGGCTTTCGCGCGACCATGGCCCCCACCGCGACCTCCCTCTGGCCCGGCCACCCCTACGACCCGCCGTCCGGCATCACCCAGAGCTACGGCCGCCTGTGGACCATGACCCAGGCCTGCATCCAGTCGGGCACCGGCTCCACCGGCGACGAGTCCCTCCTCGCCGACGTCCTGCGCGGCCTCGACCACCTCTCCGCCACGGTCTACAACCCCTCCACCACCCGCTACGGCAACTGGTGGGAATGGCAGATCGGCAGCCCCCGGCTGCTCATGGACCTCACGGCCGCGCTGTACGACCACCTCACCGACGACCGGCGGGAAGCCGCCTGTGCCGCCGTCGACCACTTCGTCCCCGACGCGATGCTGAGCGACTACTCCGGTACCTCCACCGGCGCCAACCGCGTCGACCTGTGCCGCTCCGTCGTCCTGCGCGGCATCCTCGGCCCGGCCCCCGCCAAGATCGCCCTGGCCCGCGACGCGCTCTCGCCGGTCTTCCCGTACGTCGTCCAGGGCGACGGCCTCTACGCCGACGGCTCGTTCGTCCAGCACACCTGGGTCCCTTACTCCGGCACCTACGGCCAGGTCCTCCTCGACGGCCTAGGCCGCCTCTTCGCCCTCCTCGCCGGCTCCGAGTGGGCCGTGACCGACCCGAACCGGCAGATCGTCCTGGACGCCGTGGAGCACGCCTACGCGCCCCTGATCCACGACGGTCTGATGATGGACAGCGTCAACGGCCGTGCCATCAGCCGGGGTTACCTCAAGAGCGACGACCGGCACGTGCTGCGCGGCGACCACTTCCACGGCCAGGGCGTCATCGCCGCGACGGCCCTCCTCGCGGGCGCGGCGAGCGAGGCGGAGCGGGAGCGCTGGTACGGCCGTGTCAAGGGATGGATCGAACGGGACACCGTCTCACCGATCCTGACGGCGCGTCAGCTCGGCGTGGCCGACCTCGCCCGGCTGCGCGCGGTCGCCGAGTCCCCCGTGCCCGCCGCCCCCGACCCCGTCGGCCACCGGATCTTCGCCGCCATGGACCGGGCCGTCCACCGCCGCCCCGGCTTCGTCGCGAACATCGCCATGGCGAGCGACCGCATCGCGTACTACGAGTGCGGCAATGGCGAGAACCCGCGCGGCTGGCACACCGGAGCCGGAATGCTCTATTGGTGGACCGGCGGCCGGGCCGACCAGTACACAGACTGGTACTGGCCCACCGTCGACTGGTACCGCCTCCCGGGCACCACCGTCTCCACCCGCCGCCTTCCCGACCGGGCCGGTGGCGAATGGGGCGAGCCCAAACCCGACGCGCGCTGGGTCGGCGGTGTCACCGACGGCGAGTACGCGGCGATCGGACAGCACCTGAAGGGCCTCGGCTCGACGCTGGAAGCCCGTAAGTCGTGGTTCTGTGTCGCCGACGCGGTGATCTGCCTGGGCGCCGGCATCACCTGCGCCGACGGCGTCCCGGTCGAGACCGTCGTCGACAACCGCAACCTGGGGGAGGGCGGCACCCCGGCCTTCGTGCGGGGGCGCGGCTGGGCCCACCTGGAGGGCCACGGCGGCTGGGTGGTGCCGTACGGCGAACTGCGCACCCTCCGGGAGGACCGCACCGGCGCCTGGTCGGGCATCAACACCACCAGTACGACCGAGCGGGCCACGCGCCGCTGGCAGACCCTCTGGCTGGACCACGGCACGGACCCGACGGACGCGTCGTACGCCTATGTCCTGATGCCGGGGGCGTCCCGCCACGGGGTCGCGGCCCGCGCCGCCGACCGCCGGTGGCTGAAGGTGCTCGCCAATGACGGCACCCGCCAGGCCGTCCACGTCCCCTCCCTCTCGCTGACGGCCGCCAACTTCTGGCAGGCCGGTTCGGCGGGCCCGCTCGCCGCCTCCGCGGGCGCGAGCGTGCTGGTACGCCGCCGGGGCCGCACCGCTACCCTCTGCGTGAGCGAACCGCCGCGGACGGGGGAGCCGGTGGAGATCGCCTGGGACCATCCGGTCCGCGCGGTGATCCGGGCCGACGAATCGGTCGAGATCCTCGCCACGGGCCGCCGTCTGCGCCTCAGAATCACCCCGGGGAGGGCATGTGCCCCCCATGAATGTGAGGTGGCTCTCAGCTGA
- a CDS encoding YceI family protein — MANTDLTALTGDYAIDAAHSTIGFTVRHAMVTNVKGKFLDFSGSLHLDGGDPAASSASIDVKMDSIDTGSADRDGHLKSADFFKTDEFPTMTFRSTKAEALGDEDYRITGDLTILGTTKPLTIDLEFNGAAKDPFGNERVGFEGKATILRSEWGLTWNAALETGGVLVSDKIKLNFDISAIKNA, encoded by the coding sequence ATGGCGAACACCGACCTGACCGCCCTGACCGGCGACTACGCGATCGACGCGGCCCACTCGACGATCGGCTTCACCGTCCGCCACGCCATGGTCACCAACGTCAAGGGCAAGTTCCTCGACTTCAGCGGCTCGCTGCACCTGGACGGCGGCGACCCGGCCGCGTCCTCGGCATCCATCGACGTCAAGATGGACAGCATCGACACGGGCTCCGCGGACCGCGACGGCCACCTCAAGAGCGCGGACTTCTTCAAGACGGACGAGTTCCCGACGATGACCTTCCGCTCCACCAAGGCGGAGGCCCTCGGCGACGAGGACTACCGCATCACCGGTGACCTCACCATCCTCGGCACCACCAAGCCGCTCACCATCGACCTCGAGTTCAACGGCGCCGCGAAGGACCCCTTCGGCAACGAGCGCGTCGGCTTCGAGGGCAAGGCGACGATCCTGCGCTCCGAGTGGGGCCTGACCTGGAACGCGGCGCTGGAGACGGGCGGCGTGCTGGTCTCCGACAAGATCAAGCTGAACTTCGACATCTCGGCCATCAAGAACGCGTGA
- a CDS encoding acyl-CoA carboxylase subunit epsilon, whose product MNTPDIRVEKGHAGPEEVAAITAILLARAAAQPASPDHRPHPKAGWRRLEREGGFRAPHSWH is encoded by the coding sequence ATGAACACTCCCGACATCCGCGTCGAGAAGGGCCACGCCGGGCCCGAGGAAGTCGCCGCGATCACCGCGATCCTCCTGGCCCGCGCCGCCGCCCAGCCCGCTTCCCCGGACCACCGCCCCCACCCCAAGGCCGGCTGGCGCCGCCTGGAACGCGAGGGCGGCTTCCGAGCCCCGCACAGCTGGCACTGA
- a CDS encoding DUF742 domain-containing protein, translating to MATPPGGSSSGNWSYGPGQGQNDGSQNPNRYNFPSAPSHRQPYAPQGPGPSPYDQPSAPRIQPVQPQRRAPEPAPSGASNNNHNPLVRPYAMTGGRTRPRYQLAIEALVHTTAQPHQMQGQLPEHQRICNLCREIKSVAEVSALLTIPLGVARILVADLAEAGLVAIHQPGGDENAGGQPDVTLLERVLSGLRKL from the coding sequence GTGGCAACACCCCCAGGCGGTTCATCGTCCGGTAATTGGTCGTACGGCCCTGGCCAGGGTCAGAACGACGGTTCCCAGAACCCGAACCGTTACAACTTCCCCTCCGCACCGAGTCATCGGCAGCCGTACGCGCCCCAGGGCCCCGGCCCCTCGCCGTACGACCAGCCGTCGGCACCGCGTATCCAGCCTGTGCAGCCGCAGCGACGCGCCCCTGAGCCGGCGCCCTCAGGGGCGTCGAACAACAACCACAACCCCCTGGTGCGCCCGTACGCCATGACCGGCGGCCGGACGCGCCCGCGCTACCAGCTCGCCATCGAGGCACTGGTGCACACCACCGCGCAGCCGCACCAGATGCAGGGCCAGTTGCCCGAGCATCAGCGGATCTGCAACCTCTGCCGGGAGATCAAGTCGGTAGCCGAAGTCTCGGCTCTGCTGACGATCCCTCTCGGCGTGGCCAGGATCCTCGTCGCCGACTTGGCGGAGGCGGGCCTGGTCGCCATTCATCAGCCCGGCGGCGACGAGAACGCCGGCGGCCAGCCAGACGTGACACTGCTCGAAAGGGTGCTCAGTGGACTTCGCAAGCTCTAG